In Ectothiorhodospiraceae bacterium 2226, a single window of DNA contains:
- a CDS encoding porin, which yields MRSKMMALALAAATAAPAAAVAEVSLYGRAHVSVDHLDDGADSGLNVSSNSSRLGFKADRELPQGMKALMQIEQEVRFDQTGTNFATRDTFAGLSGDFGLVRLGYMDTPLKGIRSRTDLFGDQIGDARNLTRLSELGADFDTRFRNGIHYRTPAMGGLTADLHYATNNAATSNPPDDENSAWSAALTYRVGGTYLAIAHEDNEANDFNATRLGAYQDFGAFRVTGLVQRADIGYDVDTYGIGLRYKMGNTSLKTQYYVLSSDQADADAAMLALGVDYQLDRATRVYAAMAMTRNDDNAAFRMSRGGHGVSPATVTGETARGVSVGMMYNF from the coding sequence ATGCGAAGCAAGATGATGGCACTGGCGCTGGCGGCGGCGACCGCAGCCCCTGCCGCGGCCGTGGCCGAGGTTTCCCTCTACGGGCGTGCGCACGTGTCGGTCGATCACCTGGACGATGGCGCCGATAGCGGCCTCAACGTCTCCAGCAACTCCAGCCGCCTCGGCTTCAAAGCCGACCGCGAACTGCCGCAGGGCATGAAGGCCCTGATGCAGATCGAGCAGGAGGTGCGCTTCGACCAGACCGGGACCAACTTCGCCACGCGCGACACCTTCGCCGGTTTGTCGGGCGACTTCGGCTTGGTACGTCTGGGATACATGGACACGCCGCTGAAAGGTATCCGCAGCCGCACCGACCTATTCGGCGATCAGATCGGCGACGCCCGCAACCTGACGCGTTTGTCCGAACTCGGCGCGGACTTCGATACGCGCTTTCGTAACGGCATCCACTATCGCACGCCGGCGATGGGCGGGCTGACGGCGGACCTGCACTACGCGACCAACAACGCGGCGACCAGCAATCCGCCCGATGACGAGAACAGCGCCTGGAGCGCTGCGCTCACCTACCGCGTCGGCGGCACCTACCTTGCGATCGCCCACGAAGACAACGAGGCCAACGACTTCAATGCGACACGCTTAGGCGCCTACCAGGACTTCGGCGCCTTCCGCGTGACCGGCCTCGTGCAGCGCGCCGACATCGGTTACGACGTGGACACTTACGGTATCGGTCTGCGCTACAAGATGGGTAACACCTCGCTGAAGACGCAGTACTACGTGCTGAGTTCGGATCAGGCCGACGCCGACGCCGCCATGCTCGCGTTGGGTGTGGACTACCAGCTCGATCGCGCCACACGCGTGTACGCGGCGATGGCCATGACACGCAATGACGACAATGCCGCGTTTCGGATGTCGCGTGGCGGCCACGGCGTGAGCCCCGCCACGGTGACGGGCGAGACGGCGCGTGGCGTCAGCGTGGGCATGATGTACAACTTCTAG